The Seriola aureovittata isolate HTS-2021-v1 ecotype China chromosome 3, ASM2101889v1, whole genome shotgun sequence genome includes a region encoding these proteins:
- the mnd1 gene encoding meiotic nuclear division protein 1 homolog gives MSKKKGLSLEEKRTRMMEIFFESKDVFQLKDIEKIAPKTKGITPMTVKEVLQSLVDDNMVDCERVGTSNYYWAFPSKALNARKHKLDELEKQISEAKQRKVSLQKLVEKAKVGRQDTKERSSLLKELQALREERTGQQAELEKYRECDPEVVEEMRKSNVVAKEAASRWTDNVFAIKSWTKKKFAFDDSRINKAFGIPEDFDYMD, from the exons ATG TCAAAAAAGAAAGGACTGAGTTTAGAGGAGAAGAGAACTCGCATGATGGAGATTTTCTTTGAATCG AAAGATGTGTTTCAGCTGAAAGACATTGAGAAGATCGCTCCTAAAACAAAGGGCATAA CTCCCATGACTGTGAAGGAAGTGCTGCAGAGCCTGGTGGATGACAACATGGTGGATTGTGAGAGAGTGGGTACATCCAACTATTACTGGGCCTTCCCCAGCAAGGCCTTAAACGCTCGCAAGCACAAACTTGATGAGCTGGAGAAACAG ATTTCTGAAGCAAAACAGCGGAAAGTGTCTCTCCAGAAACTGGTTGAAAAGGCCAAAGTAGGACGTCAAGATACA aaggAGAGAAGCTCCCTGCTGAAGGAACTGCAGGCTCTGAGAGAGGAGCGAACTGGGCAGCAGGCCGAGTTGGAGAAGTACAGGGAATGTGACCCAGAGGTCGTTGAGGAGATGA GAAAGTCAAATGTTGTAGCAAAAGAAGCTGCTTCCAGGTGGACAG ataatGTTTTTGCGATCAAGTCATGGACAAAGAAGAAGTTTGCCTTTGATGACAGTCGCATTAACAAAGCCTTTGGGATCCCCGAGGACTTTGACTACATGGACTGA